A window of Chitinophaga sp. MM2321 contains these coding sequences:
- a CDS encoding DUF5009 domain-containing protein codes for MSTLAASPVQSEQVSPTNNSESVKPERLYSLDALRGFDMFWIMGAEGIVRHLAEATGSSFLGAIAVQLEHPAWHGFHFYDLIFPLFLFMAGVSTPYSVGRELEKGKSRQQLLLRVIKRGLILVLIGIVYNNGLELQPISEIRFGSVLGRIGLAYMFANIIYLFFKTQRAQIIWFAGIIIGYWLLLKFNAAPGFQPGDMTMEGNFASYLDRSILPGKLYLGIHDPEGLISTIPAISTALLGILAGNLLKNGKMLPKKKAGLMAIVGVIFLILAQIWNLDFPINKNLWTSSFVLQVGGWSLLLLSLFYYIIDIAGYKRWAFFFRVIGMNSILIYISGHFINWTYTNNAFFQWLGQLIGDPFNAVALSITFVFIKWLFLYFMYKKKVFLKV; via the coding sequence ATGAGCACATTAGCAGCATCTCCGGTGCAGTCGGAACAAGTATCCCCGACCAACAACAGTGAATCCGTAAAGCCGGAACGACTTTATTCATTAGACGCCCTTCGTGGATTTGATATGTTCTGGATCATGGGGGCAGAGGGAATTGTCCGCCATCTTGCAGAAGCAACGGGGTCTTCTTTCTTAGGCGCCATTGCGGTACAGCTGGAACATCCAGCCTGGCACGGCTTTCATTTTTATGACCTCATTTTCCCGCTTTTCCTGTTCATGGCAGGCGTTTCTACACCCTATTCCGTAGGGCGTGAACTGGAGAAAGGTAAAAGCAGGCAGCAGCTTTTGTTGCGTGTAATAAAAAGAGGACTGATCCTGGTATTGATAGGGATTGTCTATAACAATGGCCTGGAATTGCAACCCATCTCCGAAATCCGTTTCGGTAGCGTATTGGGCAGAATCGGGCTGGCCTATATGTTTGCCAATATCATCTATTTATTTTTCAAGACACAACGGGCGCAAATAATATGGTTTGCCGGCATCATCATTGGATACTGGCTGTTGCTGAAGTTCAATGCGGCTCCCGGCTTCCAGCCTGGTGATATGACCATGGAAGGGAACTTTGCTTCTTACCTGGATCGTTCTATTCTCCCCGGAAAATTATACCTGGGTATTCATGACCCCGAAGGACTGATATCTACCATACCGGCTATCAGCACCGCACTGTTAGGTATTCTGGCAGGCAACCTGTTAAAGAATGGTAAGATGCTCCCTAAAAAGAAAGCAGGACTGATGGCAATTGTCGGGGTGATTTTCCTGATACTGGCGCAGATCTGGAACCTCGACTTCCCTATCAACAAAAATCTTTGGACCAGCTCTTTTGTATTGCAGGTAGGTGGTTGGAGCTTATTGCTGCTGTCGCTTTTCTATTATATAATTGATATAGCAGGTTATAAACGTTGGGCGTTTTTCTTCCGGGTGATTGGTATGAACTCCATCCTGATCTATATTTCCGGTCACTTCATTAACTGGACCTATACCAACAACGCATTCTTTCAATGGTTAGGGCAGTTAATAGGAGATCCTTTCAACGCAGTAGCCCTGAGCATTACCTTTGTATTTATCAAATGGCTGTTTTTGTATTTTATGTATAAGAAGAAAGTCTTTTTGAAAGTTTAA
- a CDS encoding VOC family protein, with the protein MILNHLNLSVKDVATTRLFFETYLGFTSADSKPNDTLAVLTGADGFILVLMNQRLNENGNNAYPDAFHIGFYLPGETEVQETYQRLQQGGIALEQAPQKIRKNFGFYFHYDTIMIEITCTIHA; encoded by the coding sequence ATGATCCTTAATCATCTAAACCTCTCCGTAAAAGACGTCGCCACCACCCGATTGTTCTTTGAAACCTATCTGGGTTTCACTTCAGCAGACAGCAAACCCAATGACACCCTGGCGGTACTAACCGGTGCGGATGGTTTCATCCTCGTACTCATGAACCAGCGACTGAATGAAAATGGCAATAACGCCTACCCGGATGCCTTTCATATCGGGTTCTATCTTCCCGGTGAAACGGAAGTGCAGGAAACTTACCAACGCCTGCAACAAGGCGGTATTGCACTTGAACAGGCCCCACAGAAAATCAGGAAAAACTTCGGGTTCTATTTCCATTATGATACGATCATGATAGAGATCACCTGCACCATTCACGCTTAA
- a CDS encoding DUF1080 domain-containing protein, producing MKRLLFLVTICAFNTGIVFAQQPTLTKKEKKEGWQLLFDGKTADGWKSANGKPFPEKGWEIKDGVLQSNPASGHGGDIVTTQAFKDFELSLEFRIAKGANSGIKYYVLPNSSLGLEYQIIDDINHPDAAHGMQGNRKQAALYDLIPAAAAKKNKPVGEWNQVRIISKGTHVEHWLNGNKVVEFERGSAAFKALVAVSKYKDIKGFSEVTETPILLQEHGDAVAFRNIKIKSL from the coding sequence ATGAAAAGATTATTATTCCTCGTTACCATATGCGCGTTCAATACGGGTATTGTCTTTGCACAGCAGCCAACACTCACCAAAAAAGAAAAAAAGGAAGGCTGGCAGTTATTGTTTGACGGTAAAACTGCGGATGGTTGGAAAAGCGCCAACGGTAAGCCTTTCCCTGAAAAGGGCTGGGAGATAAAAGATGGTGTGCTGCAATCAAACCCGGCTTCCGGGCATGGTGGAGACATCGTTACCACGCAGGCGTTCAAAGATTTTGAATTGTCGCTGGAATTCCGCATCGCCAAAGGCGCCAATAGTGGCATCAAGTATTATGTACTGCCAAATTCCTCGCTGGGATTGGAATACCAGATTATTGACGATATAAACCATCCGGATGCCGCGCATGGTATGCAGGGCAACCGCAAGCAGGCCGCATTGTATGATCTTATCCCTGCAGCTGCAGCCAAGAAAAATAAGCCGGTGGGAGAATGGAACCAGGTGCGCATTATTTCTAAAGGTACGCATGTGGAGCATTGGCTGAATGGCAATAAAGTAGTGGAATTTGAGCGGGGCAGTGCCGCCTTCAAGGCATTGGTAGCCGTGAGCAAGTATAAAGATATCAAAGGTTTTTCTGAAGTAACGGAAACGCCTATACTGTTACAGGAACATGGTGATGCGGTGGCATTCAGGAACATTAAAATAAAATCATTATAA
- a CDS encoding RNA polymerase sigma-70 factor → MPIQTVHNEAVLVAQLIKGDEKAFAGLFDAYHHQLTAYVHSIIQSKEMAIEIVQDVYVKVWVNRHELKEVHHFTPWLFILTRNYTLNCLKKMARDRKKAQQYEQFVFTSSDPVTAAELRPDYLSLIDRAVAQLPPQQQQVYLLSRVDGLKYAEIAEKMGISPTTVKKYMQIALKAIAGFVKSHAVVLLMLLNR, encoded by the coding sequence TTGCCGATACAAACTGTTCATAACGAAGCCGTACTGGTGGCGCAATTGATAAAAGGAGATGAAAAAGCCTTTGCAGGACTTTTTGATGCCTATCATCATCAGCTAACTGCCTACGTACACAGTATTATACAGTCGAAGGAAATGGCCATAGAGATTGTCCAGGATGTATACGTGAAAGTATGGGTGAACCGCCATGAACTGAAAGAAGTACATCATTTTACCCCGTGGTTGTTTATACTTACCCGCAACTATACCCTGAATTGCCTGAAAAAAATGGCGCGCGACCGGAAGAAAGCGCAGCAATACGAGCAATTCGTATTTACTTCTTCAGACCCTGTAACGGCAGCAGAACTCCGCCCGGATTACCTCTCCTTAATTGACCGGGCCGTTGCACAACTACCCCCACAACAACAACAGGTATACCTGTTAAGCCGCGTAGATGGGCTTAAATACGCAGAGATTGCAGAAAAAATGGGCATCTCCCCAACAACTGTAAAAAAATATATGCAAATTGCCTTAAAGGCTATTGCAGGATTTGTGAAGTCACACGCGGTTGTATTATTAATGCTGCTGAACCGCTAA
- a CDS encoding heparinase II/III family protein — protein MIKRWLFTCIFLAAGLTLMAQQNLLSGRYTEAQLAQLLIPQATWKPFPPAADRAAWAKADPETGKALISKAEGYLNYEWPGIPAVKSLLIVRTGNRSEYQDIANRKRQALATLLLAEVYENKGRFTDDIINGVWSICEESFWGASAHLPRNKELAGLVDVSAPFVELFSAETATLLSWVDYYAGPKLDAVSPQVRKRIYYEINNRIFQPLMTKHHGWMSSNANGRRPNNWNPWICSNWLNSVLLIEKDDTKRVSAVHKILGVLDNFLNPYPADGGCDEGPGYWGAAAASLYDNISLLNLASNNAFTYVFSDEKVRNMGQFIYKAQISEHYFLDFADADPQPGMAGSMIYRFGKDIKDTAMMQFGAYYIRDGSKGAIGNYMFFRNFFSLFMQDEFKHATKGLALPVDVWWPDLQVMVARDRQGSTDGFFVAAKGGNNDESHNHNDIGSYVVYYDGRPVLIDVGRGTYTAKTFSNKRYEIWNNRSDYHNLPTVNGYTQLAGSRYKAEAVVYKSGASYSQLTMNIGAAYPAEAGISKWNRSIRLNRNKQVQIEDQVQLTRGDAITQHLMTCYPVDVSVPGKLVIHAATATGTAKDFYVHYPAKQLVASVEKIPLEQMEDQGVKQKWGDNIYRISLKSISPATKDKFIFSVTAH, from the coding sequence ATGATCAAAAGATGGTTGTTTACCTGCATATTCCTGGCGGCCGGCCTTACCTTGATGGCGCAACAAAACCTGTTGAGCGGCAGGTATACGGAGGCGCAACTGGCACAGCTGCTGATACCGCAGGCCACCTGGAAACCCTTTCCCCCGGCGGCCGACAGGGCAGCATGGGCAAAAGCGGATCCTGAAACGGGAAAGGCGCTCATCAGCAAAGCGGAAGGCTATCTCAACTACGAATGGCCGGGAATACCGGCGGTGAAGTCGTTGCTGATCGTACGTACCGGCAACCGCAGTGAGTACCAGGATATCGCCAACAGGAAACGGCAGGCATTAGCTACTTTATTGCTGGCAGAAGTGTATGAAAATAAAGGCCGCTTCACCGATGATATTATAAACGGCGTATGGTCTATCTGTGAAGAATCTTTCTGGGGCGCCTCTGCGCACCTGCCGCGCAATAAGGAGCTGGCTGGACTGGTAGATGTATCAGCGCCTTTTGTAGAACTCTTTTCAGCAGAAACAGCTACGTTGTTATCATGGGTGGATTATTACGCCGGACCAAAACTGGATGCCGTATCGCCGCAGGTAAGAAAAAGGATCTATTACGAAATCAATAACCGCATCTTTCAACCGCTGATGACCAAACATCATGGCTGGATGAGCAGTAATGCCAACGGCAGGCGGCCGAATAACTGGAATCCGTGGATCTGTTCCAACTGGCTCAACTCCGTATTGTTAATTGAAAAAGATGATACGAAACGGGTATCTGCGGTGCATAAAATACTGGGTGTACTGGATAATTTCCTGAATCCGTATCCTGCCGATGGTGGCTGTGATGAAGGACCCGGCTACTGGGGGGCGGCAGCTGCATCTCTCTATGATAATATTTCCCTGCTCAATCTTGCCAGCAACAATGCTTTCACTTATGTATTCAGTGATGAGAAGGTGCGGAATATGGGGCAGTTTATTTACAAGGCACAGATCAGCGAACATTATTTCCTGGACTTCGCAGATGCAGACCCACAGCCGGGTATGGCAGGTAGTATGATCTACCGTTTTGGGAAAGATATCAAAGATACCGCTATGATGCAGTTCGGTGCTTACTATATCCGGGATGGCAGTAAAGGGGCTATCGGTAATTATATGTTCTTCCGTAATTTCTTCTCGCTGTTTATGCAGGATGAATTTAAGCATGCCACCAAAGGGCTCGCCTTACCTGTGGACGTGTGGTGGCCTGATTTGCAGGTGATGGTAGCGCGCGACCGGCAGGGTAGCACCGATGGCTTCTTTGTGGCCGCAAAAGGCGGTAACAATGATGAAAGCCATAATCATAATGATATCGGAAGCTATGTCGTGTATTACGATGGACGACCGGTGCTGATTGATGTGGGCCGCGGCACCTATACCGCTAAAACTTTCAGCAATAAAAGATATGAGATATGGAACAACCGTTCCGACTATCATAACCTGCCTACCGTGAATGGTTATACGCAATTGGCCGGTAGTCGTTACAAAGCAGAGGCCGTAGTCTATAAATCGGGCGCTTCCTACAGCCAGCTGACGATGAATATCGGCGCTGCCTATCCTGCTGAAGCGGGCATCAGCAAGTGGAACCGCAGTATCCGGCTCAACAGGAACAAACAGGTACAGATAGAAGACCAGGTACAACTTACGAGAGGAGATGCTATCACACAACACCTGATGACCTGTTATCCGGTGGATGTATCCGTACCCGGTAAACTGGTTATCCATGCCGCTACCGCTACGGGTACAGCAAAAGATTTCTATGTACATTACCCGGCGAAGCAGCTGGTGGCCAGTGTAGAGAAAATACCTTTGGAGCAGATGGAAGATCAGGGCGTAAAACAAAAATGGGGAGATAATATTTACAGGATTAGTTTAAAATCCATCTCGCCGGCAACAAAAGATAAATTCATTTTTTCTGTTACTGCGCATTAG
- a CDS encoding ABC transporter permease, which translates to MLKNYCKIAWHNLLKDRQFTFLNLVGLSTGLACALLIYLWVHDELRFDKFHKNDSRLFQVMENRPNAAGIQTSPETPALLGETLTGMMPEIEYAVVSTPPSWFTSVAVSVGDDNIKSAGIFAGKDYFNVFSYQLIQGNSNQVLADKNSIVISEKLAKSLFHTTDNIIGKPIRWQIDHFEKYGVVAGVFKETPANSSVQFDFVLSFDAFKEMMSMGGNMAPQGPFYTYLVLKKDANVAHFNTKLSTFMSSYFKGPSRDLFLKPYADNYLYGKYENGVQAGGRIWYVQLFSLIAIFILIIACINFMNLYTAKAAGRMKEMGIRKSIGASRKALIFQYLGEAMLMTFLALIIALVLVVLFLPTFNNITGKHLTTPFNINLLTAFFIITFITGLIGGSYPAFYLSGFNPVAVLKGKITRSAGELWTRKGLVVFQFTMSAMFIVAVLVVYRQIAYVQSRNLGYDKDHVIYFESEGKVPENMTTFLAEIRKLPGVVNASSMVGNVLGAPSVGIPWQHDGQDETILFRPFQINYGMIETLGIQMAAGRTFSGDFGTDSSKIIFNETAIKTMGIKDPVGKIIRLGGVSRQIIGVAKDFHFQSLHEEVKPLFFRIDQLNSTVMVSIKGAMQQQAIDRLRAFYKTYNPGFSFDYKFLDEDYQAQYQSEKQVAVLSKYFAGLAVLISCLGLFGLAAFTAERRRKEIGIRKVLGATVSHVVIMLSKEFLQSVLIAILIATPLAWWIMTGWLQHYAYHIPMGADIFLLTGGAMILLTLVTISFQAIKAAMANPVKSLSNE; encoded by the coding sequence ATGCTAAAAAACTATTGCAAGATTGCATGGCATAACCTGCTGAAAGACCGTCAATTTACCTTTCTTAACCTGGTAGGACTCTCTACCGGACTGGCCTGTGCTCTATTGATCTATTTGTGGGTGCATGATGAACTGCGGTTTGATAAGTTTCACAAAAATGACAGCCGGTTATTCCAGGTAATGGAAAACCGGCCCAATGCCGCCGGCATTCAAACATCCCCGGAAACGCCGGCTCTTTTAGGAGAAACCCTGACAGGCATGATGCCTGAAATTGAATATGCCGTTGTTAGTACACCGCCATCCTGGTTTACCAGTGTAGCCGTTTCCGTTGGAGATGACAACATTAAATCAGCAGGGATCTTTGCAGGCAAAGATTATTTCAACGTATTTTCTTACCAGCTTATACAAGGCAACAGTAACCAGGTATTGGCAGATAAAAATTCTATCGTTATCTCTGAAAAACTGGCAAAATCATTATTTCATACAACAGATAACATCATCGGCAAACCTATCCGCTGGCAAATAGATCACTTTGAAAAGTATGGTGTGGTAGCAGGTGTTTTTAAAGAGACGCCCGCCAATTCCTCCGTTCAATTTGATTTTGTATTATCGTTTGATGCCTTTAAAGAAATGATGAGCATGGGTGGAAACATGGCTCCCCAGGGCCCCTTTTACACTTACCTGGTTTTAAAGAAGGATGCAAACGTAGCGCATTTTAATACGAAGCTCAGCACCTTTATGAGCAGCTATTTCAAAGGCCCATCCCGTGACCTGTTCCTGAAACCCTATGCTGATAATTATCTCTATGGTAAATATGAAAACGGTGTACAGGCAGGTGGCAGGATATGGTATGTGCAACTGTTTTCCCTGATCGCTATCTTCATCCTAATTATTGCCTGCATCAACTTTATGAACCTGTACACCGCAAAAGCTGCCGGCAGGATGAAGGAAATGGGTATACGAAAATCAATAGGCGCCAGCAGGAAAGCCCTCATTTTTCAATACCTGGGAGAAGCCATGCTGATGACATTCCTGGCGCTGATCATTGCACTGGTGTTGGTGGTATTATTTCTTCCTACATTTAATAACATCACTGGAAAACACCTGACCACTCCTTTCAACATTAACCTGTTAACCGCTTTCTTCATTATTACTTTCATCACCGGACTTATTGGCGGCAGTTATCCCGCCTTCTATCTTTCCGGTTTCAATCCGGTTGCGGTGTTGAAAGGAAAAATAACACGCAGCGCCGGCGAACTATGGACAAGAAAAGGATTAGTGGTATTTCAATTCACGATGTCGGCCATGTTTATTGTGGCGGTGTTGGTCGTATACCGGCAGATCGCCTATGTGCAAAGCAGGAACCTGGGCTACGATAAAGACCATGTTATTTACTTTGAATCAGAAGGAAAGGTGCCTGAAAACATGACTACCTTCCTTGCTGAGATCAGGAAGCTGCCGGGCGTGGTAAATGCCTCCAGCATGGTGGGCAACGTACTGGGCGCTCCTTCCGTAGGGATTCCCTGGCAACATGACGGACAAGATGAAACCATCCTTTTCAGACCCTTCCAGATCAACTATGGTATGATAGAAACACTGGGCATTCAAATGGCCGCAGGGCGCACTTTCTCCGGCGACTTTGGTACAGACAGTTCAAAGATCATTTTTAATGAAACTGCTATTAAAACCATGGGCATCAAAGATCCCGTGGGGAAAATTATCCGCCTGGGAGGCGTGAGCCGGCAGATTATAGGCGTGGCAAAAGATTTTCATTTCCAATCTCTCCACGAAGAAGTAAAACCGTTGTTCTTCAGGATAGACCAGCTGAACAGCACTGTTATGGTGAGCATTAAAGGCGCCATGCAACAGCAAGCGATTGATAGACTGCGGGCATTTTATAAAACATATAATCCCGGCTTTTCTTTTGACTACAAATTCCTGGATGAAGATTACCAGGCGCAATACCAGTCAGAAAAACAGGTGGCCGTGTTATCAAAATATTTTGCCGGACTGGCAGTGCTGATATCCTGCCTGGGCTTATTTGGATTAGCAGCTTTCACAGCTGAAAGAAGGCGTAAAGAAATTGGCATCCGCAAAGTATTGGGCGCTACTGTCAGTCATGTAGTGATCATGCTGTCAAAAGAGTTCCTGCAATCCGTGCTGATAGCCATACTCATAGCTACTCCGCTGGCCTGGTGGATCATGACCGGCTGGCTGCAACATTATGCTTATCATATCCCGATGGGCGCCGATATATTCCTGCTAACCGGTGGCGCCATGATCCTGCTTACTTTAGTGACCATCAGCTTCCAGGCTATAAAAGCAGCGATGGCTAACCCGGTGAAGAGTTTGAGTAATGAGTAA
- a CDS encoding CDGSH iron-sulfur domain-containing protein, translated as MATTKITVNNNGSLKIEGDFEIVDKNGNAYDLAGRDVVSVCRCGRSANKPFCDGSHKGHFEHEAVAFALPPKKVI; from the coding sequence ATGGCTACTACTAAAATCACTGTAAACAACAACGGATCACTCAAAATCGAAGGGGATTTTGAAATCGTTGACAAGAATGGTAATGCATACGATCTGGCAGGACGTGATGTTGTTTCTGTTTGCCGTTGCGGGCGTTCCGCCAATAAACCTTTTTGTGACGGATCGCATAAAGGTCATTTTGAACATGAAGCTGTTGCCTTTGCCTTGCCTCCCAAAAAAGTAATTTAA
- a CDS encoding acyl-CoA desaturase — protein MNHSNKQERPIVRFPSRGNASFFDAVKAGVDQYFKSNDLSPYGNINMWVKAAVMLLLYLGPYVCIITGVGDSHVWLFLGLWFLMGLGMVGIGTAIMHDANHGALSKHKKVNTVVGHLIELIGGYSVTWKIQHNILHHTYTNIEGLDDDIDSNALLRFSPHRPLYWFHRYQFIYAWFLYTLLTLFWMSAKDFIQLYNYRRYGLLRKQRISFKKAMLQASLLCIFYHAYALVLPLIFSGMPWYTILSGYLLMHVTAGFALSCIFQPSHIVETSAFEQPVEESGEPHMKNSWAIHQVLNTADYAPRNRFISWFIGGLNYQIEHHLFPGICHVHYRKISLIVKNAARTYGLPYHVHPTFLKALFAHAKMLKQLGRK, from the coding sequence ATGAATCATTCAAACAAACAGGAAAGACCGATTGTAAGGTTTCCCTCCAGGGGCAATGCCAGCTTCTTTGACGCCGTAAAGGCCGGCGTGGATCAATATTTTAAGAGTAATGATCTTTCTCCCTACGGTAATATTAATATGTGGGTAAAAGCCGCTGTGATGCTGCTGTTATACCTGGGTCCCTATGTCTGCATCATTACCGGTGTGGGGGATTCCCATGTCTGGCTGTTCCTGGGACTCTGGTTCCTGATGGGGCTGGGTATGGTAGGAATAGGCACCGCCATTATGCATGATGCCAACCATGGCGCGCTATCAAAACACAAAAAAGTGAACACCGTTGTAGGCCACCTGATAGAGCTGATAGGCGGTTATAGCGTTACCTGGAAAATACAACATAATATACTTCACCATACCTATACCAATATAGAAGGACTGGATGATGATATCGACAGTAATGCCTTGTTGCGCTTCTCTCCCCACAGACCGCTGTATTGGTTTCACCGTTACCAGTTTATTTATGCCTGGTTCCTGTATACCTTACTTACTTTGTTCTGGATGAGTGCAAAGGATTTCATACAGCTCTATAATTACCGGCGCTACGGGTTGTTGAGAAAACAACGGATCTCTTTTAAAAAAGCCATGCTACAGGCCAGTTTGCTTTGCATCTTTTATCATGCCTACGCATTGGTGCTGCCGCTTATTTTTTCCGGTATGCCCTGGTATACAATATTATCCGGCTACCTGCTCATGCATGTAACGGCCGGCTTTGCATTGTCCTGTATTTTCCAACCTTCTCATATAGTGGAAACTTCCGCTTTTGAACAGCCAGTTGAAGAAAGCGGAGAACCCCATATGAAAAACAGCTGGGCCATTCACCAGGTATTGAATACGGCTGATTATGCTCCCCGCAATCGTTTTATCTCCTGGTTTATCGGCGGTCTCAACTACCAGATAGAGCACCACCTCTTTCCCGGCATCTGCCATGTACATTACCGCAAAATATCTTTGATTGTTAAAAATGCCGCGCGGACATACGGTTTGCCCTATCATGTACACCCTACTTTCCTGAAAGCACTTTTCGCACATGCAAAAATGCTGAAACAGCTGGGACGAAAATAA
- a CDS encoding FecR family protein, with product MDNTRLAWLFNRYRTQMDTVAEREEFLSLVEQTENEAQLQQLLTNAWHEFQPEASLLDETDSNNMWQHIRTTAMLPLPRRRVLWPYFAAAASLLFLIAIGSYFVIHQEAASPAQYSHHKNPDILPGSNKAVLTLANGDIVQLDSTGNQVIAQGGINIQQHNGQLQYTGNTTTATIAYNTLTTPRGGKFQLVLPDGSKVWLNSASSLKYPAAFNGKERVVELQGQGYFEIAADAQHPFKVKVNDMEVQVLGTHFDIMAYEDENTINTTLLEGGVKVVKGITGKVLKPGEQAIAATHTADIAVQTTDVNRVIAWKNDRFIFNDLDLETILREISRWYDVEIVYKKIPGKEKYSGGLSRNLPLSVVLQLLEENNNNHFDLEGRRIIVMP from the coding sequence ATGGACAATACAAGGCTTGCCTGGCTATTTAACCGCTACCGTACCCAGATGGACACAGTAGCAGAGCGGGAGGAATTTCTTTCATTAGTAGAACAAACGGAAAATGAAGCGCAGTTACAACAACTGCTCACCAATGCCTGGCATGAGTTTCAGCCGGAAGCATCTTTGCTCGATGAAACCGACAGCAATAATATGTGGCAACATATCCGCACCACCGCTATGTTGCCGCTGCCCCGCAGAAGGGTGCTATGGCCGTACTTCGCTGCTGCCGCTTCCCTGTTGTTCCTGATCGCCATCGGCAGTTATTTTGTTATACATCAAGAAGCCGCTTCACCGGCGCAATATAGTCATCATAAAAATCCTGATATCCTTCCGGGTAGCAACAAAGCGGTACTCACGCTGGCCAACGGCGATATCGTACAACTGGATAGCACCGGTAACCAGGTGATTGCTCAGGGCGGCATCAATATTCAACAACACAACGGCCAATTACAGTATACCGGTAACACCACCACTGCCACAATCGCTTATAATACGCTTACAACGCCCCGCGGTGGCAAGTTTCAGCTTGTACTGCCGGATGGTTCTAAGGTATGGCTCAACTCTGCCAGCAGCCTTAAATACCCCGCTGCTTTTAATGGAAAGGAAAGGGTCGTGGAATTACAGGGTCAGGGCTATTTTGAAATAGCCGCCGATGCACAACATCCGTTTAAGGTAAAAGTAAACGATATGGAAGTACAGGTGCTGGGCACACACTTCGATATTATGGCTTATGAAGATGAAAATACCATCAACACAACCTTACTGGAAGGCGGCGTGAAAGTAGTGAAAGGAATAACAGGTAAAGTACTGAAACCCGGTGAACAGGCCATTGCAGCCACGCATACTGCTGATATCGCTGTTCAGACTACCGATGTAAACAGGGTGATTGCCTGGAAAAATGACCGCTTTATATTTAATGACCTCGATCTCGAAACAATTCTCCGCGAAATATCACGCTGGTACGATGTGGAGATAGTATATAAGAAAATACCCGGCAAAGAAAAGTATAGCGGTGGTTTGAGCCGCAACCTGCCACTATCCGTAGTATTGCAACTGTTAGAAGAAAATAATAATAATCATTTTGATTTAGAGGGCCGCCGCATTATCGTAATGCCCTGA